The Brevibacterium atlanticum genome segment CTGCAGACCCTCGTCGATGCCGGAAACACGGTCATCATGGTCGAGCTCGACATGCGGATCATCACTGCCGCCGACCACGTCATCGAACTCGGTCCCGGCGCCGGTGACGACGGCGGAACGGTCATCGCCGTCGGCACCCCGGCACAGATCGCCGCAACGGGAGACACCCCGTCGACGGCGTACCTGGCCGCAGCGCTGCAGGCACTGCACCCACAGCCCTCCGACTCCGCACGGTGATCTCGGGCACATGCCGCGCTGCTCCCCACCCGCGTGAACCCCTGGAACCCGCGGATGCCGGGACCTGCCGAAATTGTTGGAGACGTCTAAGTCTCAGTTGTGCGTAGACACACCCGATTCGCGGGCGGAAGTCTGGAGACATGCCCGCCGCAATCCTTCGCCGCATCGCGTTCTGCCTGCTCATCGCCGCACCCGCCGTGGTGCTGCGCATCACCGGCAGCGAACTCGCCCCGGTCCTCGAACTGCTCACCTTCGGAGCTGCCATCGTCGCGGCCGCGTTCCTGCTGGCGTGGGCCGCCGAGGCGGCGCAGAAGGACATCTCGGGGGCCCTGGCGATCGCCCTGCTGGCACTCATCGCGGTCCTCCCGGAATACGCCGTGGACCTCTACTACGCATTCCGCTCCGGCTCGGATCCGGACTATCTGCACTTCGCGGCGGCGAACATGACCGGTTCGAACCGACTGCTGCTCGGCTTCGGGTGGCCGCTCGTCGTCATCATCGCCCTCCTCGTCGCCCGCCGTTTTGCGAAACGCACGAAATCACCGATCCAGACCTCTCTGCGTCTGGATTCGGGCAGCCGCATGGACATCGGCTTCCTCGTCATCCTCGGCGTGCTCGCCTTCGCCATCCCTCTGCTCGGCAGCATCCCCATCTGGTTCGGCATCGGCCTCGTCCTCATCTTCGCCGCCTACCTGTGGCGCGCCGGTCAGGCCGCCGGAGATGACGAGGAGGAGTTCCTCGGTGCCGCCGCACTCATCGTCGCCATGCCGACGAAGGCCCGCCGAGCCACCGTGATCACGATGT includes the following:
- a CDS encoding sodium:proton exchanger, whose amino-acid sequence is MPAAILRRIAFCLLIAAPAVVLRITGSELAPVLELLTFGAAIVAAAFLLAWAAEAAQKDISGALAIALLALIAVLPEYAVDLYYAFRSGSDPDYLHFAAANMTGSNRLLLGFGWPLVVIIALLVARRFAKRTKSPIQTSLRLDSGSRMDIGFLVILGVLAFAIPLLGSIPIWFGIGLVLIFAAYLWRAGQAAGDDEEEFLGAAALIVAMPTKARRATVITMFVVSATIILASAEPFAEALVDSGSALGIDSYFLVQWLAPLASEAPEFIIAAMFALRGMGGAAIGTLIASKVNQWSLLVGSLPIAHLAGGGTWLPLDGRQIEEFTLTATQTILGVAIILALRFHWAPALGLAALFGLQFFVTDTSGRYILSAIQAVLAIIFLILHRSEILPTLAAPFRRPQVETEDTEPAEATEPRHESTVGLSSDPNAAGTRA